Proteins encoded by one window of Vigna radiata var. radiata cultivar VC1973A chromosome 5, Vradiata_ver6, whole genome shotgun sequence:
- the LOC106761811 gene encoding feruloyl CoA ortho-hydroxylase 1 codes for MAPRFNSSKSLYDFVVRAGNGVKGLVDSGVSEVPERYIQPRGERINKHDSRACDAPPIDLSKLNGEEHEKVVDEIARAAETLGFFQVVNHGVPLELLESLKDAAHTFFSLPPEKKAVYCTGVSPSPRVKYGTSFVPEKEKALEWKDYISMTFNSDEEALQCWPNECKEVALEYLKLSTKMVRDIVEALISKLGVTLKDSEIEGLLGMKMVNMNYYPACPNPELTVGVGRHSDVGAITVLLQDGIGGLYVKVDQQNRADKGEWLEIPPIPGALVINIGDTLQILSNGKYKSAEHRVRTSSSESRVSVPVFTMPIATERIGPLPEVVEKDGLARYREVVLQDYMNNFFGNAHAGKSSLDFARIN; via the exons ATGGCTCCAAGATTCAACTCCTCAAAGTCGCTGTATGATTTTGTGGTGAGAGCTGGCAATGGTGTGAAAGGTTTGGTAGACTCAGGTGTGTCCGAGGTGCCAGAGAGGTACATACAACCTCGAGGGGAACGGATCAACAAGCATGATTCAAGAGCATGTGATGCTCCACCCATTGACTTGTCAAAACTCAATGGAGAAGAGCATGAGAAAGTGGTGGATGAGATTGCTAGAGCAGCTGAAACTCTTGGTTTCTTTCAGGTGGTGAATCATGGGGTGCCTTTGGAGTTGCTGGAATCGCTTAAAGATGCAGCACACACATTCTTCAGTTTGCCACCAGAAAAGAAAGCTGTTTATTGCACTGGGGTTAGCCCAAGCCCTAGGGTAAAATATGGGACTAGCTTTGTGCCAGAGAAAGAGAAGGCTTTGGAATGGAAAGACTACATCAGTATGACATTTAACAGTGATGAAGAAGCTCTTCAGTGTTGGCCTAATGAGTGCAA GGAAGTTGCACTTGAGTATTTGAAGTTATCAACTAAGATGGTTAGAGACATTGTGGAAGCGTTGATTAGTAAGCTGGGAGTTACACTAAAAGATTCAGAAATTGAGGGCCTTCTTGGAATGAAGATGGTTAACATGAACTACTATCCAGCGTGCCCAAATCCAGAGCTTACAGTGGGTGTTGGGCGCCACTCCGATGTGGGAGCTATCACAGTACTGCTCCAAGATGGCATCGGAGGCTTGTATGTCAAGGTAGACCAACAAAATCGTGCTGACAAAGGAGAGTGGTTGGAAATTCCCCCAATCCCTGGAGCTCTTGTAATTAATATTGGCGATACTTTACAG ATACTGAGCAATGGGAAGTATAAGAGTGCTGAACACCGAGTAAGGACAAGTAGCAGCGAATCCAGGGTATCGGTTCCGGTGTTTACAATGCCAATAGCTACAGAAAGAATAGGTCCATTGCCAGAGGTGGTGGAGAAAGATGGGTTGGCCCGCTACAGAGAAGTTGTGCTCCAGGACTACATGAACAATTTCTTTGGGAATGCTCATGCTGGAAAAAgctctcttgattttgcaaggATCAACTAG
- the LOC106762650 gene encoding interactor of constitutive active ROPs 4, whose protein sequence is MPRSRGSDLPQRQSPRGPHQHRTSNSDSDPLHHRLIADRSPKFGDRRSPRGTQSEALNQKKLGTRIADLESQLGQAQEELKVLKDQLVSAEAAKKEAQDELVKKAVQSVVPVVEKFQEKCTSKNDQESNKTETKPQDIVPGDNQHETDVFEVPIEKLTIKFDKPGDQSEKENLPFEDSNAPAISMPEKPSVDEHELSLKIDEIALLKSRLEEKGKELESITNEKENLKNKLDEAVSKVSTAQSKEEGMSLLLDRLREELEASQANTEKLNGKLKSVEAEKEGLEAEMKKLRVQTEQWRKAADAAAAVLAGGVDITARIPERCGSMDKHFGGTFETPAARYNGYVGSPGMADDLDDGFGGGKRKGSGIRMFGDLWKKKSQK, encoded by the exons ATGCCAAGATCAAG GGGATCTGATTTGCCTCAAAGGCAGTCTCCACGTGGTCCTCATCAACATCGGACATCAAATTCTGACTCTGATCCATTGCATCATCGGCTGATTGCTGACCGAAGTCCGAAGTTCGGAGACCGGCGCTCACCAAGAGGCACTCAATCTGAGGCACTAAATCAAAAGAAGCTAGGAACTCGCATCGCAGATTTAGAATCTCAGCTTGGTCAAGCACAAGAAGAGTTAAAAGTTTTGAAGGATCAGCTAGTTTCTGCTGAAGCTGCAAAGAAAGAAGCTCAAGATGAGCTAGTGAAGAAAGCTGTGCAATCGGTGGTTCCTGTGGTTGAGAAGTTCCAAGAGAAGTGCACTTCCAAGAATGATCAAGAGTCAAACAAAACTGAAACCAAACCCCAAGATATTGTACCGGGTGACAACCAACACGAGACTGATGTGTTTGAAGTTCCAATTGAGAAGTTGACAATTAAATTCGACAAACCTGGAGATCAATCAGAAAAGGAAAATCTACCGTTTGAAGACTCAAATGCACCAGCAATATCAATGCCGGAAAAGCCTTCTGTGGACGAACATGAACTGTCACTGAAGATTGATGAAATTGCATTGTTGAAATCCCGTTTGGAAGAGAAAGGGAAGGAGTTAGAGTCCATTACTAATGAGAAAGAAAATCTGAAGAACAAACTGGACGAAGCAGTTTCAAAAGTGTCAACTGCTCAATCCAAGGAAGAAGGAATGTCCTTGCTATTGGACCGACTGAGAGAAGAGTTGGAAGCAAGTCAAGCGAATACAGAGAAGTTGAATGGGAAGTTAAAATCTGTGGAAGCAGAAAAAGAAGGATTAGAAGCAGAGATGAAAAAGCTAAGGGTGCAAACTGAGCAATGGAGAAAAGCAGCAGATGCTGCAGCTGCAGTGCTTGCTGGGGGTGTTGATATTACTGCTAGAATTCCTGAAAGGTGTGGTTCAATGGATAAGCACTTTGGTGGAACGTTTGAGACACCTGCTGCTAGGTACAATGGTTATGTGGGGTCTCCTGGTATGGCTGATGACTTGGATGATGGTTTTGGAGGTGGAAAGAGGAAGGGTTCTGGGATTAGAATGTTTGGTGATTTATGGAAAAAGAAGAGTCAAAAGTAA